A stretch of Paenibacillus peoriae DNA encodes these proteins:
- a CDS encoding bifunctional folylpolyglutamate synthase/dihydrofolate synthase → MSDTIRGGDTAPLQSYDEAVEWINGLIPFGIRPGLERIEQLMSKLGDPQRHLKFVHIAGTNGKGSTCAFLTSVLLKCGYDVGTFTSPYITRFTNRFQFNGTDIPDETLVLLANRLYPLVKEIADSELGSPTMFEVSTALAILYYATVSFPDVVVWETGLGGRMDVTNIVNPILSVITNVGYDHTDILGDTLEQIAREKAGIIKPGVPVVSCVSQPEAIQVIRETATKQGATLYLAGEQFTYERLNGDETAQTFSFAGPFRHMEIDITLLGEHQCSNAAGAMMALEVLRQYMAFVLDDAELLEGFRQTAWAGRLEQVSTSPRIVLDGAHNPEGAQTLAKSLPQVYSYKKLVLMMGMLSNKHHEAYLQHILPLVDTLILTEPDFRRKMNAAELAHLVEKLRPSYAKTDLKIIVEGDWKKALGLFQSHTEAEDLGVVSGTLYLIADVRATLMYQTDSEKGW, encoded by the coding sequence ATGTCAGATACGATCAGGGGCGGAGATACGGCTCCTTTACAAAGCTATGATGAGGCAGTGGAATGGATTAACGGCTTGATTCCGTTTGGTATCAGACCTGGACTGGAACGAATTGAACAACTAATGAGTAAATTGGGTGATCCGCAACGACATCTGAAATTTGTGCATATTGCGGGAACCAACGGTAAAGGCTCGACTTGTGCCTTTCTGACCTCTGTGCTACTTAAATGTGGGTACGATGTCGGGACTTTTACGTCTCCGTACATCACCCGATTTACGAACCGCTTTCAATTCAATGGGACCGATATTCCCGATGAAACGCTGGTTTTGCTTGCCAATCGCTTGTATCCGTTGGTGAAAGAAATCGCAGATAGTGAATTGGGATCACCTACAATGTTTGAGGTATCGACAGCGTTGGCTATTTTATACTATGCTACGGTATCTTTCCCAGATGTTGTGGTATGGGAGACAGGTCTTGGGGGAAGGATGGATGTAACTAATATCGTGAATCCAATCCTCTCGGTTATTACAAATGTCGGCTATGACCATACGGATATTTTGGGAGATACGCTCGAACAGATTGCAAGGGAAAAAGCCGGTATCATCAAACCGGGTGTACCTGTCGTCAGTTGTGTTTCCCAACCCGAGGCTATTCAGGTCATACGTGAAACGGCGACAAAGCAAGGAGCTACCTTGTACCTGGCAGGAGAACAATTTACGTATGAACGGCTAAACGGAGATGAAACAGCTCAAACCTTTTCATTCGCGGGGCCCTTCCGACATATGGAAATTGACATCACGTTGTTAGGCGAGCACCAATGTTCTAATGCGGCAGGAGCTATGATGGCACTTGAGGTCCTACGTCAGTATATGGCTTTTGTGTTGGATGATGCAGAACTGCTGGAGGGCTTTAGACAAACTGCCTGGGCAGGGCGTCTCGAACAAGTCAGTACATCACCGAGAATTGTTCTTGACGGGGCTCATAATCCAGAAGGAGCACAGACGCTGGCCAAGAGTCTTCCTCAAGTGTATTCGTACAAAAAATTGGTTTTAATGATGGGGATGCTGTCAAACAAGCATCATGAAGCATACTTGCAGCATATACTGCCACTAGTGGATACGCTTATCCTGACCGAGCCCGATTTTCGGCGCAAAATGAATGCCGCTGAATTGGCTCATCTCGTGGAGAAGCTGCGGCCGTCTTATGCCAAAACGGATTTAAAAATAATTGTAGAAGGTGACTGGAAAAAGGCTCTTGGCCTGTTTCAATCACATACGGAAGCGGAAGATCTGGGGGTGGTGTCCGGCACGCTGTACCTTATTGCGGATGTACGGGCTACCCTTATGTATCAAACCGATTCGGAAAAAGGTTGGTGA
- a CDS encoding valine--tRNA ligase translates to MSEQDNKTTLEMPTTYDPKSAEQKWYKTWMEKGYFRAGQHPEAEPFTIVIPPPNVTGMLHIGHALDFTLQDIIIRAKRMQGYDALWLPGADHAGIATQTKVEQKLREEGLTRYDLGREKFLEKVWEWKDLYLDNIHNQWEKMGFSLDYSRERFTLDEGLSQAVREVFVKLYKKGLIYRGKRIINWDPAARTALSDIEVEYKEVNGNLYHLQYPLKDGSGFITVATTRPETMLGDTAVAVHPEDERYKQMIGKTLVLPIIGREIPVIADDYVDKDFGSGAVKITPAHDPNDFEMGQRHQLPQITVMDETGTMNAEAGKYQGLDRSDCRKQIVADLKEQGVLIRIEEHVHQVGHSERTGVVVEPYLSTQWFVEMKPLAAKAIEVQKAGNGVNFVPDRFERTYLHWIENVRDWCISRQLWWGHRIPAWYDEDTGEVIVSAEDPTTLPEYAGRKLKQDEDVLDTWFSSALWPFSTLGWPEQTEDLKRYYPTNVLVTGYDIIYFWVSRMIFTALEFTEEIPFKDVLMHGLVRDADGRKMSKSLGNGVDPLDVIDQYGTDAMRYMISTSSTPGQDLRFRWERVEQARNFANKIWNASRFALMNLEGVTSADIDITGDLSTADRWILHRLNETSRDITRLIDAYEFGETGRLLYNFIWDDLCDWYIEFAKLSLYGDNADAKKKTQSVLAYVLDRTLRMIHPFMPFISEEIWQHLPHEGETITLAAWPVYDPAFEDKDAVAEMNLLIDVIRAVRNIRAEVNVPMSKKIELLIKPGDQAVLDIINRNGEYVRRFCNTSEFDAGLEFTVPDKAMTSIVSGAELYLPLAGLLDIAQEISRLEKELQHLNSEVERVEKKLSNQGFVAKAPAKVIEEEKAKQADYSDKRAKVIARIEELKG, encoded by the coding sequence ATGTCAGAACAAGACAACAAGACAACCTTGGAAATGCCAACAACGTACGATCCAAAATCAGCAGAACAAAAATGGTACAAAACGTGGATGGAGAAGGGCTATTTCCGCGCTGGGCAACATCCAGAGGCAGAGCCTTTTACAATCGTTATTCCACCACCGAATGTTACAGGTATGTTGCATATTGGACATGCTCTTGACTTTACTTTGCAGGATATTATTATTCGCGCCAAGCGGATGCAGGGCTATGATGCCTTGTGGCTGCCAGGGGCAGACCATGCGGGTATTGCTACCCAAACAAAGGTAGAGCAAAAGCTGCGTGAAGAAGGCCTGACACGTTATGATTTGGGCCGCGAGAAGTTTTTGGAGAAAGTGTGGGAGTGGAAGGATCTTTACCTAGATAATATCCATAACCAATGGGAAAAGATGGGCTTTTCTCTCGATTATTCTCGTGAGCGTTTTACGCTGGATGAGGGACTGTCCCAAGCGGTACGCGAGGTATTCGTTAAACTGTACAAGAAGGGTCTGATTTATCGCGGTAAACGCATCATAAACTGGGACCCTGCTGCACGTACTGCATTATCGGACATTGAGGTGGAATACAAAGAGGTGAACGGAAATCTGTATCACCTGCAATATCCACTGAAAGACGGTAGCGGATTTATTACGGTAGCCACTACACGTCCTGAAACGATGCTGGGCGATACAGCTGTAGCTGTACACCCGGAAGATGAACGCTACAAGCAAATGATCGGCAAAACGCTTGTGCTCCCAATCATCGGACGGGAAATTCCGGTCATTGCGGATGATTATGTTGATAAAGATTTCGGTAGCGGCGCGGTTAAAATTACACCGGCTCACGACCCGAATGACTTTGAAATGGGACAACGTCACCAGCTGCCACAAATTACAGTGATGGACGAAACGGGAACGATGAATGCCGAAGCAGGCAAATATCAGGGCCTTGATCGTAGCGATTGCCGTAAGCAAATCGTCGCTGATCTGAAAGAGCAGGGCGTACTGATTCGTATTGAAGAGCACGTACATCAAGTAGGCCACAGCGAGCGTACAGGTGTAGTTGTAGAACCTTATCTGTCCACACAATGGTTTGTGGAAATGAAGCCTCTGGCAGCTAAAGCCATTGAAGTGCAGAAGGCTGGCAACGGGGTAAACTTTGTACCGGATCGCTTTGAACGTACTTATCTGCATTGGATTGAAAATGTGCGTGACTGGTGTATTTCCCGTCAATTATGGTGGGGACACCGTATTCCGGCTTGGTACGATGAGGATACCGGAGAAGTGATTGTATCGGCGGAGGACCCTACAACTTTGCCTGAGTATGCTGGCAGAAAGCTAAAACAGGATGAGGATGTGCTGGATACTTGGTTCAGCTCGGCTTTGTGGCCGTTTTCGACACTGGGCTGGCCTGAGCAGACAGAGGACCTCAAACGCTACTATCCGACTAATGTCTTGGTTACAGGCTATGACATTATTTATTTCTGGGTATCGCGTATGATTTTTACAGCACTCGAGTTTACGGAAGAGATTCCGTTCAAGGACGTACTTATGCACGGGTTGGTTCGTGATGCGGACGGTAGAAAAATGTCCAAATCCCTCGGCAACGGTGTTGATCCGCTCGACGTGATTGACCAATATGGTACCGATGCCATGCGTTATATGATTTCCACCAGTAGCACGCCTGGGCAAGACCTTCGTTTCCGCTGGGAGCGGGTGGAGCAGGCCCGCAACTTTGCCAATAAAATCTGGAATGCGTCACGCTTTGCGCTGATGAATCTGGAAGGCGTCACTTCGGCAGATATAGACATTACTGGTGACCTGAGCACCGCTGATCGTTGGATTCTGCATCGTCTAAACGAAACTTCACGCGACATCACGCGTCTAATAGATGCTTATGAATTTGGCGAGACAGGCCGCCTTCTGTATAACTTTATTTGGGATGATTTGTGCGACTGGTACATTGAGTTTGCGAAGCTTTCCCTATATGGCGACAACGCAGATGCGAAAAAGAAAACGCAGTCCGTACTTGCATATGTATTGGACCGGACGCTGCGCATGATTCATCCGTTCATGCCGTTTATCTCTGAGGAAATATGGCAGCATCTTCCACATGAGGGAGAAACGATTACACTGGCCGCTTGGCCTGTTTATGATCCGGCTTTTGAGGATAAGGATGCAGTTGCAGAAATGAATTTGCTGATCGACGTAATTCGCGCTGTGCGCAATATCCGTGCTGAAGTCAATGTGCCGATGAGTAAAAAAATTGAGTTGCTCATAAAACCCGGCGATCAAGCCGTTCTCGATATCATTAACCGCAATGGGGAATATGTGCGTAGATTCTGTAATACGTCTGAATTCGACGCGGGATTAGAGTTCACCGTTCCAGATAAAGCGATGACATCTATAGTTAGCGGCGCAGAGTTGTACCTGCCGCTGGCCGGACTGCTTGATATTGCCCAGGAAATTAGCAGACTGGAAAAAGAACTTCAGCATTTGAACAGTGAAGTGGAGCGCGTGGAGAAAAAGTTATCTAACCAAGGCTTTGTGGCGAAGGCACCAGCTAAAGTCATCGAGGAAGAGAAGGCCAAGCAAGCCGATTACTCAGATAAGCGCGCTAAAGTTATCGCACGTATTGAAGAACTCAAGGGATAA
- a CDS encoding LysM peptidoglycan-binding domain-containing protein: MNKQQNDQPQGLRFDIYERIHLTEEAAGIAELEEIELLPRIQVVTHGDHAALRGHLLLEGVYRTPEQFTSELHHLIPVEITIPLNRVGRLEDISVEIENFDVDLLSLRSLNITGVLSLHGVESSHAEETAVWLDEEFTVVHAPEHPVQSLSADEEYRQAEAYSTNDSTNDSTSDYVTDPETSYSVPVQQESVSWEQLSEDQGEQQAYEPAVDPNRFYEPWTGKAVEDNSPEVKHEHGSPEVWGFQQKEAWAGGNESKVSSASPNVNYDPLLSEPHPATESEVYLEPQLEASQVDSFDFRPEASEQVNHEAHDTFTEDKPEMRVALNSKKDEEADEPDPVVYSSLLQSSRSVKEAEYQQQLEQEPQDQKAEEERENAKWKNLFFHTQDETPFRKVRLCIVQREDTLETIADRYQLSTRELQLYNRLAEHHVEEGQVLYIP, translated from the coding sequence CACGCATTCAGGTTGTAACCCACGGCGACCATGCCGCTTTGCGAGGGCATTTGCTGCTGGAGGGCGTGTACCGCACACCTGAACAGTTCACGAGCGAGCTTCATCATTTGATCCCTGTGGAAATTACCATTCCGCTAAACCGCGTAGGGAGATTGGAAGATATCTCTGTCGAGATTGAAAATTTTGATGTAGACCTGCTTTCTTTACGTAGTCTAAACATTACAGGCGTTCTTTCTTTGCATGGTGTGGAAAGCTCGCACGCGGAAGAGACGGCGGTCTGGTTGGATGAGGAATTTACCGTAGTGCATGCACCTGAGCATCCGGTTCAATCCCTTTCCGCCGATGAAGAGTATCGTCAGGCAGAGGCCTATTCTACCAATGATTCTACCAATGATTCGACCTCTGATTACGTTACAGATCCTGAAACCTCCTACAGTGTGCCAGTACAACAGGAGTCCGTTTCCTGGGAACAGCTGTCTGAGGACCAAGGGGAACAGCAAGCTTATGAGCCAGCAGTAGATCCTAACCGATTCTATGAGCCTTGGACGGGCAAAGCAGTTGAAGATAACTCTCCCGAGGTCAAACATGAGCATGGGTCTCCGGAAGTGTGGGGATTTCAGCAAAAGGAAGCATGGGCAGGGGGAAATGAGTCCAAAGTATCTTCCGCATCTCCTAATGTAAATTATGACCCTTTGCTGTCTGAACCGCATCCTGCTACGGAGTCCGAGGTCTATCTGGAGCCACAGTTGGAAGCGAGTCAAGTAGATAGCTTCGACTTCAGGCCTGAAGCGTCAGAACAGGTGAATCACGAGGCCCATGACACTTTTACTGAGGATAAGCCAGAGATGCGTGTGGCGCTTAACAGTAAAAAGGATGAAGAGGCAGACGAGCCAGACCCGGTTGTCTACTCATCATTGCTCCAATCCAGCCGTTCGGTGAAAGAAGCGGAATACCAGCAGCAATTGGAGCAGGAGCCGCAGGATCAGAAAGCCGAAGAAGAGCGGGAGAATGCCAAGTGGAAGAACCTTTTTTTTCATACACAAGATGAAACACCTTTTCGTAAGGTGCGGTTATGCATAGTACAGCGCGAGGATACACTGGAAACCATAGCTGACCGTTATCAGCTCAGCACGCGTGAGCTTCAACTGTATAACAGATTGGCGGAGCATCATGTGGAAGAAGGACAGGTATTGTACATCCCTTGA